The region GCCGATCACCGCGATCTTGCCGTTGATCGCCAGCGTCTTTTCCATCTCCGGAATCGTCTTGTCCGGTGCTCCGGCCGCCTCGACCGACAGGTCCGCACCCTCGCCGTGGGTGATGTCCATCACCACCTCGCTCGGGGTCACCTCACGCGGATCGTAGACATAGTCCGCCCCGACTTCCTTGGCGAGCTCACGCCGCGGCGCGGAGACCTCAAACGCGATCACCTTCGCCGCACCGGACGCCTTGGAGAGTTGAATCGCCCCCAGTCCGATCGGGCCGGCGCCGTAGACCACGACGTACGCCCCGGGCCGGAACCCGCCGGCACGCTCGAACACTCCGTTGTAGGCGACGCAGGTCGGCTCTGTTGTCGCTGCCACTTCCCAAGCCAGTTCTTCATCGGCGTAGCGCTCGAACACCGCGTCCACGCTCCAGCAGAGCTTGGCCGGGACAACGATGTACTCGGCCATCGCGCCGTCGATCGTGAATCCGATCTCCTCGAGATTCTCGCAGTGGTTGGGGAACCCGTCGCGGCAGGCGCGGCAGTGCCCGCACCACACCATCTCCTCGACCGTCACCCGATCCCCGACCTTGAAC is a window of Candidatus Bipolaricaulota bacterium DNA encoding:
- a CDS encoding alcohol dehydrogenase catalytic domain-containing protein; this translates as MKGLVLSAEWEPRPGYQVSEFEKRTGKAIEGFNVWRHPKLELKEVPQPKPGPGEVLLKIHACGVCGSDIHFYEHDQDDYILYPGLTKFPAIIGHEFAGEIVEIGPGPEGAKFKVGDRVTVEEMVWCGHCRACRDGFPNHCENLEEIGFTIDGAMAEYIVVPAKLCWSVDAVFERYADEELAWEVAATTEPTCVAYNGVFERAGGFRPGAYVVVYGAGPIGLGAIQLSKASGAAKVIAFEVSAPRRELAKEVGADYVYDPREVTPSEVVMDITHGEGADLSVEAAGAPDKTIPEMEKTLAINGKIAVIGRAAQKVPMFLERFQIRRSQLFGAQGHSGHGIFPSVIRLMGSGLIDNSKIITSRFPLDQALDALEKATKREDGKIIIKP